The Juglans regia cultivar Chandler chromosome 16, Walnut 2.0, whole genome shotgun sequence nucleotide sequence GGCTGCCTTTTTTCAGGTGGATTAAAGCTTGCCATCCTCGGCGGCTAGACAGGCTTGATAAGCAGTATTGGGCAGTTCATGTTGTAATATAACTGGACCTTGTCGGTCCATATCTTGGACCTCCTTAGTTTGGGTAAGTTGATTGATAGGCTACAAGGCTAGTATTTCCCGTCACAATATGGCCCATCTATGTTACAGCTGCTATTACAAAGGCTTTCTCTACATACATTCTATAGCGGCGGGTTACTGATTGTTGTCATATTTAATATAAGAGATCAGGCAGTCAAATTGCATGCTGCAGCGGTAATTAGTCTAACCGCTCAAGAAGGGAAAATACTACAAAAatcaatgttttttattttaagaaatttttgcacacaccatttgaaaaaatagataaatttgagacttgcataaaaaattatttttttaactatgaactccattttttttttcaaaaggggTGCATAAGACTTTCTCAccctcactacaagaaataagactTTTTGAGgcgatttttttgtttgttggaaataaaatcactgcaaaaagcctttattgcagcgattttttacaTCGTcgcattttttttacattaagttagaaaatggtcttttgtagcgattttttcactttttacgATAGAGAACTTCGCCACAAATACTAAATTGGTCTTTTGCAGCGACTTGTGACTTTTTGCGCCCCACAATTCACCGGAAAAAGTAACTAATTTCAGCAACTATTACCCGACGCGAAAGAGACAAtcttttttgcagcgattttaactGTTGCAAAAAATAGTATACAAGGCGATTTTTTAACACGCTGTAAATAATATCAAGGTATTTCCAACGATTTTTTGTGTATTAGCGACGATATAaaacgctgcaaatacttttttgcaACGAAACGAGACTGAAATCTCaacgttatttgcggcgaaattaataatattagcagcgaaaaaaatcgctgtaaataaaaatttttggcgACGAATTTTGCATTTCGCTGGCGAATCTTTTAAAAGGCTCTACAATTGCGACGAAAGTCCAGCGCAACATAAAtcgttgtaaaaaaatatttgcagcgatttatgatgttatttgcggcgaatttaaGCGCTGGAAAAGACCTTGTTTCTTGTAGTGcctactactatatatatctagcattattattttattttaacatttaaagttttttttttttaataagcaaaCTTTCATTCATAAGAAATCAGTACATAGCAACTTGATCAAACCAAAGTACATGATCCACAAAAGTTGGGACATGTTCCCACCACATTAGGATATCATCAACATTTCAAGCAAAACGTGCCAAGCTATGTGCTACCCGATTGCCTTCCCTATAAACATGTTGAACATGCAAATCTGTAAAATGCATCATCAGCTCTTCAGCATCCTTTATTAGATTACCATTTGAGGAGAAAGACTCTCGAGTAGCTTGTAATTCCTGCACCAATAATAACATTTAaagttattaattttaagatgggtTATACTATATTGCATGTCATACTCTTGTCTGAtcacttctatatataatatgtgttgATATTTAGTAACAATTATTAGATcaactaaaaaattaatgtataatgttattatattaatacacAGCACAGtatatgcatttttccttttatctacATTAAGTAATCATGTGATCATGCAAGAAGATCtataaataagttataaacCTATTTGTGGACcgaaaaaggagaagaaaattaCAAAGCTCGAGCTAGCTTAATTTCCATGGgccacaagaaaataaaacatgagagTTGTGGTTAATTGTTATATTTCAGTTTAAGGTCTAGATTTGATAAGGAAGTAGAAGCACATGATACATCCGCAAACAACTCCCAAAAGCAGGAAAGCCATCAATCCTCCATTTTATAGGCATTTAAATTTCCTTCCCCTGACACCCAATTCTATTTTCTGTCAACGTACACATTGTTAAGAGAGGAGAAAGATATAGTctgttaattaattagtagtcGCTTTGAAATCAACGAATTAagttgcttaattaattaattactcaaTTAGGATCGAAGGAGAATGTCTTCACGCGAAATCACAATGATGGAAATAGGTGATCAGAGTTCGACAAGCGACAGAACCTGGGGACTCTGTACTTCATCCGAGACCGATCAGCTCATTCAAAAGGTATATGCAAATTATCAATTAATGCCACTGATCCATGTCAATTTACAAAACTAGAATATATTacttacatacatatatagaagTGTTAGATTCACAAAAGTAAAACTCATAAACTAATATGCATGGTTAGATGGGAACATTATATCTATATTACAGTAAATAATGATTTACAATTTGATCATGTAACACAACAAATCATATCAgtatgtgaattttattttttaagaatctGTTTGTGAACTTAAGATATTTCTCTAGCATATAAGCTAgctgtttgtttatttattgattCAATTTGTTTTGGGTCAGGTGATTGCTGAATTCATTGGGACATTCTTCTTGATATTTGCTGGGTGTGGTTCGGTTGCTGTCAATAAGATTTACGGTTCAGTATCATTTCCAGGGATTTGTATAGTTTGGGGTTTGATAGTAATGGTCATGGTTTATTCTGTTGGTCATATCTCCGGCGCCCACTTTAATCCGGCAGTGACCCTCACTTTTGCAATCTATAGGCATTTCCCTCTCAAACAGGCAGGTTTCGAAtccatcttttatatatatatatatatatatatatatatatataatatatataacaatgaGCTTTTCTCTTCATTCTCTGAGACCATattgatcttatatataatgtttttttttaatacgtacGTGCAGGTGCCTCTGTATGTCATAGCGCAGATATTAGGTTCAATTCTTGCTAGTGCCACGTTATGCGCTGTTTTCCCAGTCGACAAGAAGTCTTTCTTTGGAACAGTACCTGTTGGATCCAATATTCAGGCTCTTCTCATCGAGATCATCATCtcctttcttttgatgtttgttATTTCCGGCGTTTCCACAGATAATAGAGCTGTAAGTAACTCttatctcctcttttttttttaagtcatggTGTCTGTTATCTAAAAGTCTCTTGCAAGCGAGTTCATGCACAAAATCGCACATAAATACTGACATATAAGACATTCGTTAAATGGTACGAATTGAAGACAGAGATGATTTTCATGAAATTgaagattttcttcttctctcaaaatttttattttttttgttttttttttcaataaaaaaactatGTCAGCGTAGCACAAATCGCTAAATCGCTCGTAACTAGCAAAGGTCGAACATGCAAACATTATTCAGATTTACACATGATGAAGTAGTACTCTACCCAGAAACtggatttaatatatatcttgcGCAAGATTTTTGGTGTTGATCAGCGGATCgagacataaatatatttatattcttgCAGATTGGAGAATTGGCAGGGATTGCCGTGGGAATGACAATAACCTTAAACGTCTTCGTAGCCGGGTATATAATTAACAGCTTCAACTTTAGGGAAAATTTCcgagatattttttttcccaatatttCTAGAAAATACATGATTAACATGCATGGAGTTTCGCCATTAATGATATATTTCAGGCCAGTAAGTGGTGCATCGATGAACCCAGCCAGGAGCATAGGGCCAGCTCTGCAAGTGCACATATACAAGGGACTGTGGGTTTATCTTGTAGGGCCACCCGTAGGAACCATACTTGGTGGCTTAGCCTATAACCTC carries:
- the LOC109013462 gene encoding probable aquaporin NIP-type — its product is MSSREITMMEIGDQSSTSDRTWGLCTSSETDQLIQKVIAEFIGTFFLIFAGCGSVAVNKIYGSVSFPGICIVWGLIVMVMVYSVGHISGAHFNPAVTLTFAIYRHFPLKQVPLYVIAQILGSILASATLCAVFPVDKKSFFGTVPVGSNIQALLIEIIISFLLMFVISGVSTDNRAIGELAGIAVGMTITLNVFVAGPVSGASMNPARSIGPALQVHIYKGLWVYLVGPPVGTILGGLAYNLIRFTDKPLREITKSGSFLRSMPR